From Peromyscus eremicus chromosome 3, PerEre_H2_v1, whole genome shotgun sequence, one genomic window encodes:
- the Llcfc1 gene encoding sperm-egg fusion protein LLCFC1 produces MEEKEEKRCWQGLHRATFLTAVLLLLQVKGVKSLKGSTSLDEDRSQREKTVSADQGQEQYEEHFVASSVGELWQVMDMAQQEDMIAQATTIRDHLFDLAFCFNLASIMIFL; encoded by the exons atggaagagaaggaggaaaagcgATGCTGGCAAGGG CTCCACAGGGCAACATTCCTGACAGCTGTCCTGCTGCTGCTACAAGTGAAGGGGGTGAAGAGTCTGAAGGGCAGCACCAGCCTGGATGAGGACAGGAGTCAGAGAGAGAAGACGGTCTCTGCAG ACCAGGGCCAAGAGCAGTACGAAGAACACTTTGTGGCTTCATCAGTGGGTGAGCTGTGGCAGGTGATGGATATGGCCCAGCAAGAAGACATGATCGCCCAGGCAACAACTATCCGGGACCACCTCTTCGATCTAGCCTTCTGCTTCAACCTGGCCAGcatcatgatttttttatga
- the Kel gene encoding kell blood group glycoprotein, which yields MGPPWSQESSPEEGLPTEWSRQWTRGRRVLIAVLLCGLVLGSSVLWVYIFRNCGPRHCETPVCLDLLARYLASGNSSVDPCTDFFRFVCEKGNGTSNSFQTLTEENKSQLWRLLETPGSWHLGSGEEKAFQFYNSCMHTDAIEAEGVGPLQQIIEELGGWHISGNWTSLDFNRTLRLLMSQYGHFPFFRAHLQPHPSPPHIPVIQIDQPEFDILLQKEQEQKIYAQILREQLTYLNRLGTLLGGDPQKVQQHAAWFISFTSRLFQFLRPLEQQQAQDKLFQVVTIGELQEMAPAIDWLSCLQAMFTPMSLSPAQTLVVRDLDYLRNMSQLVEEELLANRDLIQSYMILGLVDTLSPALDSKFREARRELRQKLWELKEQPPLPASPRWMKCVEETGKFFEPTLAALFVREAFGPSIRSAAMELFAEIKDAVILRLKKLSWISEKTLKEALNKLTKLQVEMGAPKRALMPDLAKEEYSDIQLGPSFLQSFLSCERSLQGRKVRHFLQPFPHHRWTESPWGVKAYYSVSDHVVVFPAGLLQPPFFHPGYPRAVNFGAAGSIMAHELLHIFYQLLLPGGCPACDTHVLQEALLCLEHHYAAFPLPNMSPFNGSHTLLENAGDIGGLAIAFQAYSKRIVEHRGEMTLPNQDLSPYQLFFRSYAQVMCRELSLQDPQDTHSPPSLRIHGPLSNTPAFAKHFHCPRGTLLNPFAHCKLW from the exons ATGGGACCTCCCTGGAGCCAGGAG AGTTCTCCAGAAGAAGGGCTTCCCACTGAATGGAGCAGACAGTGGACAAGAGGCAGAAGGGTGTTGATAGCTGTCCTGCTCTGTGGCCTGGTCCTTGGTTCCTCTGTGCTCTGGGTGTACATCTTCCGGAATTGTGGTCCTC GCCATTGTGAGACGCCAGTGTGTTTGGATCTCCTGGCCCGTTACCTGGCCTCTGGAAACAGCAGTGTAGACCCCTGCACTGACTTTTTCCGCTTTGTCTGTGAAAAAGGCAATGGGACCAGCAACTCTTTTCAGACTCTTACAGAAGAGAACAAGAGCCAACTGTGGAGACTATTGG AGACCCCAGGGTCTTGGCACCTAGGATCTGGGGAGGAGAAAGCCTTCCAATTTTATAACTCCTGTATGCACACAGATGCCATTGAGGCTGAAGGAGTAGGTCCCCTCCAACAAATTATTGAAGAG CTTGGAGGCTGGCACATCTCTGGCAACTGGACTTCCTTAGACTTTAACCGAACTCTGAGGCTTCTGATGAGTCAGTATGGCCACTTCCCATTCTTCAGGGCCCATCTGCAACCTCATCCAAGCCCTCCACACATACCAGTTATTCAG ATAGACCAGCCGGAGTTTGACATTCTTCTCCAGAAAGAGCAGGAACAGAAAATCTATGCCCAG ATCCTGCGGGAACAGCTGACTTACCTGAATCGCCTGGGAACTTTGCTGGGAGGCGATCCCCAGAAAGTGCAACAGCATGCTGCCTGGTTCATCTCCTTTACTTCACGGCTCTTCCAGTTTCTGAGGCCACTAGAGCAGCAGCAGGCCCAAGACAAGCTCTTCCAAGTGGTTACTATTGGTGAACTGCAG GAAATGGCCCCTGCCATCGACTGGTTGTCCTGCTTACAAGCCATGTTCACACCAATGTCTTTGAGTCCCGCCCAGACCCTTGTGGTCCGTGACCTAGACTACTTGAGAAACATGTCACAACTGgtagaagaggagctgctggcaaACAG GGACCTGATACAGAGCTACATGATCTTGGGGCTGGTAGATACCCTTTCCCCAGCCCTGGACAGTAAATTCAGGGAAGCACGCAGAGAACTGAGACAGAAACTATGGGAACTGAAAGAGCAACCACCCCTG CCAGCCTCCCCACGATGGATGAAGTGTGTGGAAGAAACAGGCAAATTCTTTGAGCCTACCCTGGCAGCTCTGTTTGTTCGGGAAGCCTTCGGCCCCAGCATCCGAAGCGCT GCCATGGAATTATTTGCTGAGATCAAGGATGCTGTCATCCTACGCCTCAAAAAACTTTCCTGGATAAGTGAGAAGACCCTGAAAGAGGCCCTGAACAAG CTCACCAAGCTGCAGGTGGAGATGGGGGCCCCCAAACGGGCCTTGATGCCAGATCTGGCCAAAGAGGAATATAGTGAT ATACAACTTGGTCCCAGTTTCCTTCAGTCTTTCCTGAGCTGTGAACGATCCCTCCAGGGCAGGAAAGTTCGGCACTTCTTGCAGCCTTTTCCCCACCACAG ATGGACCGAATCTCCCTGGGGAGTCAAGGCCTACTATTCAGTATCTGACCACGTGGTGGTCTTCCCAGCTGGCCTTCTCCAGCCTCCATTCTTCCACCCTGGCTACCCCAG AGCCGTGAACTTTGGCGCTGCCGGCAGCATCATGGCCCATGAGCTGTTGCATATCTTCTATCAGCTCT TACTCCCTGGGGGCTGCCCAGCCTGTGACACCCATGTCCTACAGGAAGCACTTCTATGCCTGGAGCACCATTATGCTGCCTTCCCCTTACCCAATATGTCCCCCTTCAATGGTTCTCACACACTCCTGGAAAATGCTGGAGATATAGGAGGCCTGGCCATTGCATTTCAG GCATACAGCAAGAGGATAGTAGAGCACCGTGGAGAGATGACCCTGCCCAACCAGGACCTCAGCCCTTATCAGCTCTTCTTCCGAAGCTATGCCCAG GTGATGTGTAGAGAGCTGAGCTTACAAGACCCTCAGGACACTCACAGCCCTCCCAGCCTTCGAATCCATGGACCCCTCAGCAACACCCCAGCCTTTGCCAAACACTTTCATTGTCCACGTGGTACCCTTCTGAACCCCTTTGCCCACTGCAAACTCTGGTAA